The following are from one region of the Vibrio hyugaensis genome:
- the bcsA gene encoding UDP-forming cellulose synthase catalytic subunit, producing MRSLNLIFQSWIVDQFQSHKQAYEQAWECKTNWLGNIVLSVWFSLSFVFLKPVVAGVPSWRLPLIYFPQVNYAAPRLFDPIRFVVQSIWLLCFKQSVASAWSHQASDVVTHLAEKTRNTFYLPFELVAKSVRWLEKAANEVKDPEVRERMKASKPAMALNYALLFLVVLLALLCFTVPFGYQAQTVFVLLLWALAMMVRRMPGRFPTMLLIILSVTASCRYLWWRYSSTLNWDDPIALILGGILLLAETYSWIVLMLGYFQNIWPLNRKPVSMPQDQSTWPTIDLMIPTYNEDLDVVKATVYAAMGVDWPKEKLKIHILDDGKRDSFRDFAKSVGVNYIRRPTNEHAKAGNINYALKQTDGEFVAIFDCDHIPTRAFFQLTMGMFHKDPKLALIQTPHHFFSPDPFERNLSNFRNVPNEGNLFYGLIQDGNDLWDATFFCGSCAILRREPLEEVGGIAVETVTEDAHTSLRMHRLGYRSAYLKQPISAGLATETLSAHVGQRIRWARGMAQIFRVDNPLTGKGLKLSQRLCYVNAMLHFLSGIPRIVFLIAPLAFLLLHSYVIYAPALAIILYVLPHMIHASMTNSRMQGDYRYSFWGEVYETVLAWYIARPTTVALFAPHKGTFNVTAKGGLVEKSHYDWVISRPYLVLVALNILGFAVGLYRMGWGPQDEVGTVIVNLVWTMYNLLILGAAVAVAVEAKQVRKDHRVEVAIPVAVRLHSGHLIQAQMKDFSLGGVRIEIDGVDEQTCQYLLGQSLEVILNRGGQEFVFPMTVAYAHKGMFGMQLNELSHQQQIQYVQCTFARADTWAKWQQGYQADKPLSSMQAVLQVGFNGYKRLLQHCPKFVVVSVDALLFCIEFIWSLRPRYVPIRTTSHAK from the coding sequence ATGCGTAGCCTCAACCTTATCTTCCAAAGCTGGATAGTCGATCAATTTCAGTCGCACAAGCAGGCGTATGAGCAAGCTTGGGAATGCAAAACCAATTGGTTGGGCAACATTGTGCTTTCTGTTTGGTTTTCATTGAGCTTTGTTTTCCTAAAACCAGTGGTTGCCGGTGTCCCCTCTTGGAGATTACCGCTGATCTATTTCCCACAAGTTAACTATGCCGCTCCTCGCTTATTCGACCCGATTCGATTTGTTGTCCAGAGCATTTGGCTATTGTGCTTTAAGCAAAGTGTCGCGTCTGCTTGGTCTCATCAAGCCAGTGACGTAGTGACGCATCTTGCTGAGAAAACCCGTAATACCTTCTACTTGCCATTTGAACTGGTAGCGAAAAGCGTTCGTTGGTTAGAAAAGGCCGCAAACGAAGTTAAAGATCCTGAAGTTCGTGAACGCATGAAAGCCAGCAAACCTGCTATGGCCTTGAACTACGCATTGTTGTTTCTCGTAGTGTTGCTGGCGTTGCTCTGTTTTACGGTGCCATTTGGTTATCAGGCGCAGACCGTCTTTGTGCTGCTGTTGTGGGCGCTTGCCATGATGGTGCGACGCATGCCGGGGCGCTTTCCGACCATGTTGCTCATTATTCTTTCGGTGACAGCATCGTGTCGTTATCTCTGGTGGCGTTACTCATCAACTTTAAACTGGGACGATCCTATTGCACTGATCTTAGGGGGTATTTTGCTTTTAGCAGAAACCTATTCTTGGATCGTGTTGATGCTGGGCTACTTCCAGAATATTTGGCCGCTTAACCGCAAGCCAGTTTCAATGCCACAAGATCAGTCTACTTGGCCAACCATCGACTTGATGATTCCTACTTACAACGAAGATCTCGATGTGGTTAAAGCGACGGTATACGCAGCGATGGGGGTAGACTGGCCAAAAGAAAAGCTGAAAATTCACATTCTCGATGATGGTAAACGAGACAGCTTCCGTGACTTCGCAAAGAGTGTGGGGGTTAACTACATTCGCAGGCCAACTAATGAGCACGCCAAAGCCGGTAACATCAACTATGCGTTAAAGCAGACGGATGGTGAGTTTGTGGCGATCTTCGACTGTGACCACATTCCAACTCGAGCATTCTTCCAGCTCACTATGGGTATGTTTCACAAGGATCCGAAGCTGGCGCTAATTCAAACTCCGCACCACTTTTTCTCTCCGGATCCGTTTGAACGTAACTTGTCGAACTTCCGTAATGTGCCTAACGAAGGCAACTTGTTTTATGGGTTGATTCAAGATGGTAACGATTTATGGGATGCGACTTTCTTCTGTGGCTCGTGCGCCATTTTGCGCCGTGAGCCGCTTGAAGAAGTAGGTGGTATTGCAGTTGAAACCGTAACGGAAGACGCACATACGTCACTGCGCATGCACCGATTGGGCTATCGCTCTGCTTACCTTAAGCAGCCGATTTCAGCGGGTTTAGCGACTGAAACCTTATCAGCGCACGTCGGACAGCGTATTCGTTGGGCGAGGGGGATGGCGCAGATCTTCAGGGTCGACAACCCGCTCACCGGTAAAGGGCTGAAGTTGTCGCAGCGGCTTTGTTACGTCAATGCCATGCTGCATTTCTTATCCGGTATACCGCGTATTGTGTTTTTGATTGCACCTCTGGCGTTTTTGTTGCTGCACTCTTACGTCATTTACGCACCAGCATTGGCGATCATCCTGTACGTTTTGCCGCACATGATCCACGCCAGTATGACCAACTCACGCATGCAGGGTGACTATCGTTACTCCTTCTGGGGAGAAGTGTATGAAACCGTGCTTGCTTGGTACATCGCAAGACCAACCACCGTTGCTTTGTTTGCGCCTCATAAAGGGACATTCAATGTAACGGCGAAAGGGGGCTTAGTTGAAAAATCGCATTACGACTGGGTGATCTCTCGACCGTATTTGGTGCTCGTGGCACTGAATATTCTTGGTTTTGCCGTGGGCCTGTATCGAATGGGGTGGGGGCCCCAAGATGAGGTCGGCACTGTCATCGTGAACTTAGTATGGACGATGTACAACTTGCTGATCTTAGGTGCAGCGGTCGCGGTTGCGGTAGAAGCGAAACAGGTACGAAAAGATCACCGCGTGGAGGTGGCAATTCCTGTTGCGGTGAGATTGCACTCTGGGCATTTGATTCAAGCTCAGATGAAAGACTTTTCATTGGGGGGCGTCCGCATCGAAATCGATGGCGTTGACGAACAAACTTGCCAGTACTTACTCGGTCAGTCACTCGAAGTGATTCTGAATCGTGGTGGACAAGAATTCGTGTTCCCGATGACGGTTGCCTATGCTCATAAAGGCATGTTCGGTATGCAACTCAATGAATTGTCGCATCAACAACAAATCCAATACGTCCAATGTACATTTGCACGAGCTGATACATGGGCGAAATGGCAACAAGGCTATCAAGCAGATAAGCCACTATCGAGTATGCAAGCCGTTCTACAAGTCGGCTTTAATGGATACAAGCGCTTGCTACAACACTGCCCGAAATTTGTCGTGGTCAGTGTGGATGCACTTTTATTTTGTATCGAATTTATTTGGTCACTTCGACCTCGCTATGTCCCAATCAGGACCACAAGTCATGCTAAATAA
- the bcsQ gene encoding cellulose biosynthesis protein BcsQ has protein sequence MKRLLFVSLRGGCGSTTVTANLTQALAKINKQVLAIDVSSENLLRLHFGLPYEEQDGWAGRVLSNDTWVEAGYQSPQGALLLPFGELNAEQKHRFAQSYQYLEALGRSTLQVTDAEKWQLFHGDMSYLMTPEMNAFVESMDMVFVVINADAMNYAALQTAVRNTPEIGHILESGKLRYILNQYQPETEIGRDFMLVFKKELQDLLVPVFMHRDTALTECVANLTTVQHYSPTSQAAKDYQSLAFWCVSTISAATSQG, from the coding sequence ATGAAGCGTCTTCTTTTTGTTAGCCTGAGAGGCGGGTGTGGCTCAACCACAGTAACCGCAAACTTGACTCAAGCTTTAGCCAAAATTAATAAGCAGGTTCTTGCTATAGACGTGTCATCTGAGAACCTTTTGCGTCTTCATTTTGGGCTTCCTTATGAAGAGCAAGATGGTTGGGCTGGGCGTGTCTTATCTAATGATACTTGGGTAGAAGCCGGTTATCAGAGCCCTCAAGGCGCTTTGTTACTGCCATTTGGCGAATTGAACGCAGAACAAAAGCATCGGTTCGCTCAATCTTATCAATATCTTGAAGCGCTTGGTCGTTCAACTTTGCAAGTGACAGATGCAGAAAAATGGCAGCTGTTTCATGGTGATATGTCTTATCTCATGACTCCAGAAATGAACGCGTTTGTTGAGTCGATGGACATGGTTTTTGTGGTCATCAACGCTGACGCGATGAACTACGCGGCTCTGCAAACGGCAGTTCGAAACACTCCGGAAATCGGCCATATACTTGAGTCTGGCAAGCTGCGCTACATCCTCAATCAATACCAACCCGAGACCGAGATTGGTCGAGATTTTATGTTGGTATTTAAAAAGGAGCTGCAAGACTTGTTAGTGCCTGTTTTCATGCATCGTGATACGGCGCTGACTGAGTGTGTGGCTAACTTAACGACTGTTCAACACTACTCTCCGACCAGTCAAGCGGCGAAAGACTATCAGTCGTTGGCCTTTTGGTGTGTTTCTACTATTTCTGCTGCAACTTCTCAGGGCTAG
- the bcsB gene encoding cellulose biosynthesis cyclic di-GMP-binding regulatory protein BcsB, which translates to MLNNKKLTALTTAITLMCMSGSLAAQEVKQQLSEPQAQQQDAENATVFKRVVPFSQLGYSGSIAIQGSEANAYVGFGSRLDEVVSKATLYFDITPSPALLALVSHVKVYLNNELMGVASIVDGQQGKKLSLSMPLDTRYFSNYNQIRFELIGNTQKDCANPNDSSIWAEISQSSRIEMFVQKTQLESDLSLLPAPFFDVRDFSQLNLPVVMGDKYDLDEVKAAGVLSSYFGSLAAWRGAQFPLSFDTLPERNAVVFITNDNKPEFLKDFPDTDGPRVQVITHPTDPYVKLLLVIGRDSADLNTAVRGLALGNQILTGPIAKINEVKQIKPRVPYDAPNWVSTDRPVALSELVEQKSMLQVEGRTPPPISVSLRLPPDLFTWQSRGIPMDLNYRYSPPTEDHSGSRLTLSINDQFIEAFNLTTAGQGGDSNRVRVPLLDDSILSSDDRVRIPAFKVGSKNQIDFEFGFASVTDGLCQVTQPSKQYAVVDGDSTIDFSGFPHYIEMPNMRAFATSGFPYTRMADLSETAVVVPKNAPKEALQTFLNVMGSLGGDSGYPGIQVLLTDKWDAQALKDKDILSIGVVRSLEEAANDPNQVNLVVEAGERQIRLPSKNEQQLGMNWMNPSDANQVPADYVSVEAGGSFAAIYGMESPYTNNRSLVSIMAAHPADFATVDEALADSGKVEHMFGSVVTLRNDEVASYNVGSHYFVGELPVWQLVWFHFSNHPIIVACFAALLMVIVTIVLWRVLRQVAAKRLEKTEEEEE; encoded by the coding sequence ATGCTAAATAATAAAAAACTAACAGCGTTGACGACGGCAATCACTCTGATGTGTATGTCGGGCAGTCTCGCGGCACAAGAAGTAAAACAGCAATTGTCGGAACCCCAAGCTCAGCAACAAGACGCGGAAAATGCCACCGTCTTCAAGCGAGTCGTTCCATTTAGTCAATTGGGCTACAGCGGCTCAATTGCGATTCAAGGCAGTGAAGCGAACGCTTATGTTGGCTTTGGCTCTCGCCTTGATGAGGTGGTTTCAAAAGCCACGTTGTATTTTGATATTACGCCTTCGCCAGCGTTACTTGCCTTGGTATCGCACGTCAAAGTGTACTTGAATAACGAGTTGATGGGCGTGGCGTCTATCGTTGATGGCCAGCAGGGCAAAAAGCTCAGTCTTTCTATGCCACTGGATACGCGTTACTTCAGTAACTACAACCAAATTCGTTTTGAGCTGATTGGTAATACTCAAAAAGACTGTGCCAACCCGAATGATTCCAGTATTTGGGCCGAGATCAGCCAAAGCAGCCGCATCGAAATGTTCGTGCAAAAAACGCAGCTAGAAAGCGATTTGAGCTTACTGCCAGCGCCTTTCTTTGATGTTCGTGACTTTAGCCAACTTAATCTGCCTGTCGTGATGGGCGATAAATATGACTTAGACGAAGTGAAAGCCGCTGGTGTTTTGAGTTCCTACTTTGGCTCTTTAGCGGCTTGGCGCGGTGCGCAGTTCCCTCTGAGTTTCGACACTTTGCCAGAGCGCAACGCCGTGGTGTTTATCACCAACGACAACAAACCTGAATTCCTAAAAGATTTCCCAGATACGGATGGCCCGCGTGTACAGGTGATTACCCACCCAACCGACCCATACGTGAAGTTATTGCTGGTGATTGGTCGTGATAGTGCTGACCTAAACACCGCGGTACGTGGCTTGGCATTGGGTAACCAGATTCTTACCGGACCAATTGCCAAGATCAACGAGGTGAAGCAAATCAAACCTCGCGTGCCTTACGATGCGCCAAACTGGGTGAGCACAGATCGCCCAGTTGCGTTGTCTGAACTGGTTGAACAAAAGAGCATGCTGCAAGTGGAGGGTCGCACACCACCACCTATCAGCGTGAGCTTACGTTTGCCGCCAGATCTGTTTACTTGGCAGAGCCGCGGTATTCCAATGGATCTGAACTACCGTTACTCACCGCCGACGGAGGACCATTCTGGTTCCCGCCTAACGCTGAGCATTAACGACCAGTTCATTGAAGCCTTTAACCTGACCACGGCTGGCCAAGGTGGCGACTCTAACCGCGTCCGTGTGCCATTGTTGGATGACAGCATTCTGAGCAGTGACGACCGTGTACGTATTCCTGCATTCAAAGTGGGCAGCAAAAACCAGATCGATTTTGAATTTGGCTTTGCCTCTGTCACTGATGGCTTGTGTCAGGTGACTCAACCAAGCAAGCAATATGCCGTGGTTGATGGCGACTCTACGATCGACTTTAGCGGCTTCCCGCATTACATCGAAATGCCAAACATGCGAGCGTTTGCAACATCTGGCTTCCCGTACACACGGATGGCGGATCTGTCTGAAACCGCTGTTGTGGTGCCAAAAAACGCACCAAAAGAAGCACTACAAACCTTCTTGAATGTGATGGGTTCTTTGGGGGGCGATTCTGGCTACCCAGGCATCCAAGTATTGTTGACCGATAAGTGGGATGCTCAAGCGCTAAAAGATAAAGATATTTTGAGCATTGGTGTGGTGCGTTCGTTAGAAGAAGCGGCGAACGACCCAAACCAAGTAAATCTGGTGGTTGAAGCGGGCGAGCGCCAAATTCGTCTACCGAGCAAGAATGAACAACAGCTTGGTATGAACTGGATGAACCCAAGCGATGCTAACCAAGTGCCAGCTGATTATGTTTCAGTAGAAGCAGGCGGCTCCTTTGCTGCGATTTATGGTATGGAATCACCTTACACAAATAATCGCAGCTTAGTGTCTATCATGGCTGCTCATCCTGCCGATTTTGCTACGGTTGATGAAGCTCTCGCAGATTCGGGCAAAGTGGAGCATATGTTTGGTTCTGTGGTGACATTAAGAAACGATGAAGTCGCGAGCTATAACGTTGGTTCTCACTACTTTGTGGGTGAGCTGCCAGTGTGGCAATTAGTGTGGTTCCACTTCTCAAATCACCCAATTATCGTGGCATGCTTTGCTGCGTTATTGATGGTGATCGTGACTATTGTGCTTTGGCGTGTTCTGCGTCAGGTTGCTGCAAAACGTCTAGAGAAAACTGAGGAGGAAGAGGAATGA
- a CDS encoding cellulose synthase subunit BcsC-related outer membrane protein, whose amino-acid sequence MPIARRASWLISLAMMASGIAPVYAQSFSSKPLSKAQLAAVYQPVETVQFSTSLARVNSVEWLVEQLKLADAIGRDDIVESTLERLFAIEEGNPIGLYYQANMYLKRKQPELAKQTFQRLTKQSPNSAQAKDLAAIMSLQGDKKGDYQRAKLLAKSGRYEEAIQAYKVIFPNGMPSAALQLEFLQLQSNLDGSWQAVKQGLERLNADYPGVPQFQLALANHIRKENPADPWILDTYKKLALAPVIGSSAATSWLRALDQLPISEQVVQQYAILASYYPSDLEIQRANQGAKKRWETEQDLRKDPTYLAKLKGLKLLDEEKTEQAEKQLRYAMTTRPNDPEILGGMGKVYLRKGQQQKALEYFECAQQLDKDPDSASKWATLIETSQYWAYLDQGDALAEKGQFKQAESLYRKAIQSDKTQPYAFTSLGALYLAQKNYAAADKAYIQALKLETLNGSALRGRLDVRIEQQDWAGAASLAQRFSPAQKQVVSEKINGIQSEIILARLRIAIAKDDQAGMQSAVEDLIELKPTSPWLRLDIADVVRSMGDERRADKLMSEWATNSTDPEMKFAYALYLAQDFKVDAAISELESVPKREVTPAMERNLTRLKLNADLQDLSARYQASPKAVTTMLTSLESQYAGQVQPLARLVSAWVEIEKVDEAQRIYQSIRPSSKWNTDEKLAYGSMMVSLNQFDDFDQWYEGLALSKDQQAVSASEALQFDELKTRRTLAQADLFLANQQPEQAMALYERISSKPEPFKTQAQVGLLQVSAQSGDEATYHDLHLILNKKRDTLNAAQLMTVASVFNQLGYRNDANTLNRLLDDKQDADALAYRNSMSIAMDNQQWTLAEERGRQALNSDRIEKSAKPDEASLETLTLRELYDTADDYWLTRNVKSDIDTLHDRSDGHVLIGWDYSARDGRNSSNQVPIEARIPIESLDGHLLLRADYVSIDSGELDYYEKTNGSDSTSFQDDASGMALGVGWQAKDWQVDIGTTPIGFDHTTWVGGVSVDGELGDFGWTAEASRRPETSSTLSYAGMTVPSGTSDPQGKKWGGVVRTGVKINSSWDIGGPYGFWSSLQYHALTGENVEDNTRLGVLGGAYYKLIATDDQRLSIGTNLMYLDYDKNLGEYTLGHGGYYSPQSYFSVSLPVNYYGRYDSTWSYQLSASISNSWTEEDAPYLSSGDSSERGGGFGASLQAAVEKRVSKRWYIGALVDLQRSEFYTPNHFMLYGKYTFNDRWQPIEYPPAVPTLYSDF is encoded by the coding sequence ATGCCAATAGCAAGACGTGCTTCGTGGTTGATCTCGCTGGCCATGATGGCGAGCGGGATTGCTCCTGTTTACGCACAAAGCTTTAGTTCAAAGCCGCTTAGCAAAGCGCAGTTAGCCGCAGTGTACCAACCAGTTGAAACGGTTCAGTTCTCGACATCTCTTGCTCGGGTAAACTCGGTGGAGTGGCTGGTTGAACAACTGAAACTGGCGGATGCAATAGGACGCGACGACATTGTTGAAAGTACGTTAGAGCGTTTGTTTGCGATTGAGGAAGGCAACCCGATTGGCTTGTATTACCAAGCCAATATGTACTTAAAGCGTAAACAGCCTGAGTTGGCTAAACAGACCTTTCAGCGTTTAACTAAACAATCGCCAAATTCTGCACAAGCCAAAGACTTGGCTGCCATCATGTCTCTTCAAGGAGATAAGAAAGGCGATTACCAACGAGCTAAGCTGCTTGCTAAATCTGGCCGTTACGAAGAAGCTATCCAAGCGTATAAAGTCATTTTTCCAAACGGTATGCCTTCTGCCGCATTGCAGTTAGAGTTTCTTCAGCTGCAAAGCAATCTTGATGGAAGTTGGCAGGCGGTAAAGCAAGGCTTAGAGCGCTTAAATGCAGACTACCCGGGTGTGCCTCAGTTTCAACTTGCATTGGCGAATCATATCCGCAAAGAGAATCCGGCTGACCCATGGATTTTGGATACCTACAAAAAGCTCGCTTTAGCGCCAGTGATTGGCAGCAGTGCGGCGACATCTTGGCTGCGTGCCCTCGATCAACTGCCAATCTCAGAACAAGTGGTTCAACAATACGCGATTCTAGCGAGTTACTATCCATCAGATCTTGAGATTCAACGCGCCAACCAAGGTGCGAAGAAACGTTGGGAAACCGAGCAAGATCTGCGTAAAGACCCAACCTATCTTGCCAAATTGAAAGGTCTCAAACTGCTGGATGAAGAGAAGACTGAGCAAGCTGAGAAGCAGTTGCGCTATGCGATGACGACGCGTCCGAACGACCCAGAAATATTGGGTGGTATGGGCAAGGTCTATCTGCGTAAAGGTCAGCAACAAAAGGCGCTTGAGTATTTTGAATGTGCACAGCAGCTAGATAAAGACCCAGATAGTGCTTCGAAATGGGCCACTTTAATTGAAACCTCGCAATATTGGGCTTATTTGGACCAAGGTGATGCGCTAGCTGAGAAAGGGCAGTTTAAACAAGCTGAAAGCCTTTACCGTAAAGCCATTCAGTCTGATAAAACACAGCCTTATGCTTTTACCTCTTTAGGGGCGCTTTACTTAGCACAAAAGAACTATGCCGCGGCAGATAAAGCTTATATCCAAGCACTAAAACTTGAAACGCTAAACGGATCTGCGTTACGTGGACGACTCGATGTTCGTATTGAGCAGCAGGATTGGGCTGGCGCGGCTTCACTTGCACAGCGTTTTTCTCCAGCACAAAAACAGGTGGTGTCTGAGAAAATCAATGGCATTCAATCTGAGATCATTCTGGCGAGATTGCGCATTGCGATAGCGAAAGATGACCAAGCAGGTATGCAATCTGCAGTGGAAGATTTGATTGAGCTAAAACCAACATCGCCGTGGTTGAGGCTAGATATTGCTGATGTTGTTCGCTCTATGGGGGATGAACGTCGTGCTGACAAGCTGATGTCTGAATGGGCGACGAACAGCACGGATCCGGAAATGAAGTTCGCGTATGCCTTGTACCTCGCTCAAGATTTTAAAGTAGATGCGGCGATTTCTGAGTTAGAAAGTGTGCCGAAACGCGAAGTTACCCCTGCCATGGAGCGTAACCTCACACGCTTAAAACTCAATGCTGATTTACAAGATTTATCCGCGCGTTATCAGGCCTCACCAAAGGCTGTCACTACCATGTTAACCTCGCTTGAGTCTCAATATGCTGGGCAAGTTCAACCTCTAGCAAGGCTTGTGAGTGCTTGGGTAGAGATTGAAAAGGTCGATGAAGCGCAGCGTATTTATCAAAGTATTCGCCCCTCAAGCAAATGGAATACCGACGAAAAACTCGCTTACGGCAGTATGATGGTGAGCTTGAATCAGTTTGACGATTTCGACCAATGGTACGAAGGCTTGGCGTTGAGTAAAGACCAGCAAGCAGTCAGTGCCTCTGAAGCGCTGCAATTTGATGAACTCAAAACACGTCGTACTTTAGCGCAAGCGGATTTGTTCCTCGCGAATCAACAACCAGAGCAGGCAATGGCTTTGTATGAACGTATCTCATCAAAACCTGAGCCATTCAAAACGCAAGCTCAGGTGGGGTTGTTACAAGTCAGTGCACAGAGTGGGGATGAGGCAACCTATCACGACTTACATCTGATCTTGAATAAGAAACGCGACACGCTGAATGCTGCTCAGTTGATGACGGTTGCTTCGGTATTCAATCAACTTGGTTACCGCAATGATGCGAACACCTTGAACCGCTTGCTCGATGATAAACAGGACGCTGACGCTCTGGCGTATCGAAACAGCATGTCAATTGCGATGGACAATCAGCAATGGACGTTAGCGGAAGAGCGCGGGCGTCAGGCACTCAATAGTGATCGAATTGAAAAAAGCGCAAAACCAGATGAAGCAAGTCTAGAGACGCTTACTTTGCGTGAGTTGTATGACACAGCGGATGACTACTGGCTAACGCGAAATGTTAAGTCGGACATCGATACGCTCCATGACCGCAGTGATGGTCATGTGCTTATTGGTTGGGATTACAGTGCGCGTGATGGGCGTAACTCATCCAACCAAGTGCCAATCGAAGCGCGCATTCCGATTGAATCACTCGATGGGCATCTGCTGCTTAGAGCGGATTACGTGTCTATTGATTCAGGCGAGCTAGATTACTACGAGAAGACAAACGGCTCTGACAGCACCTCATTCCAAGATGATGCGTCAGGTATGGCGCTGGGTGTGGGCTGGCAAGCCAAAGATTGGCAAGTGGATATCGGCACTACACCGATTGGTTTTGACCATACTACTTGGGTAGGCGGGGTCAGTGTGGATGGTGAGCTCGGGGACTTCGGATGGACAGCAGAAGCGTCTCGCCGACCTGAAACCAGCAGCACACTTTCTTACGCTGGAATGACAGTACCGAGTGGAACCAGTGATCCTCAAGGCAAAAAATGGGGTGGTGTAGTTCGAACTGGCGTTAAGATCAATTCGAGCTGGGATATAGGTGGCCCTTACGGCTTTTGGAGCAGCCTGCAATACCATGCACTGACGGGTGAAAACGTTGAAGACAATACTCGCCTTGGTGTGCTTGGTGGGGCTTACTACAAACTGATCGCAACGGACGATCAGCGCCTGAGCATTGGCACCAACTTGATGTACCTCGACTATGACAAAAACTTGGGCGAATACACTCTTGGGCATGGTGGGTACTACAGTCCGCAAAGTTATTTCTCTGTGTCACTGCCAGTGAACTATTACGGTCGCTACGACAGCACATGGTCGTATCAATTGAGTGCTTCCATTTCTAACTCATGGACAGAAGAAGATGCGCCTTATTTGTCTTCTGGTGATAGTTCTGAGCGCGGTGGCGGCTTTGGTGCATCGCTGCAAGCAGCCGTTGAGAAACGAGTGAGTAAACGTTGGTATATCGGTGCGCTGGTGGATCTACAGCGTTCAGAGTTTTATACGCCAAACCATTTCATGCTGTACGGAAAATACACCTTCAATGACCGCTGGCAGCCGATTGAATACCCACCTGCGGTACCTACGCTGTACAGTGATTTTTAG
- the bcsZ gene encoding cellulose synthase complex periplasmic endoglucanase BcsZ: MKKLIALIMLLTSPQLLANTCDWPQWGTFKSVYIEEGRVVDGSDERMITTSEGQSYALFFALVANDQKAFAEVLNWTQVHLAGGDLTARLPAWLWGRKANGSFGVLDTNAASDSDLWIAYALVEAGRLWDNYYYQSLGHLLASRILREETVTIDGVGTVLLPAPTGFEFGERYRVNPSYVPLQLIARMEALYPQYSWDGMYKASAQMLTQTMPKGFSPDWATLSQGQYSADSVTGPIGSYNAIRTYLWAGMLDDQVVEKAQLIQQMQPFVAATKALGAPPREVNTETGEYTQVGSAGFSAAALPLLAASGESELRKAQASRAQQELFSDRNDHYYDNVLSLFGLGWHQARYRFGKQGELLPAWSEQCQ; the protein is encoded by the coding sequence ATGAAAAAGCTGATTGCACTTATCATGCTACTGACTTCTCCTCAGCTGTTGGCAAACACGTGTGACTGGCCACAATGGGGCACATTTAAGTCGGTTTATATCGAAGAAGGTCGAGTCGTGGATGGCAGCGATGAACGCATGATCACCACATCGGAAGGCCAGTCCTATGCGTTGTTCTTTGCTTTGGTTGCCAATGATCAAAAAGCGTTTGCCGAAGTATTAAACTGGACTCAAGTGCATTTAGCTGGTGGTGACCTTACGGCAAGATTGCCAGCTTGGTTATGGGGCAGAAAAGCGAACGGCAGTTTTGGTGTGTTAGATACCAATGCAGCATCGGATTCCGATCTTTGGATTGCTTACGCTTTGGTGGAAGCGGGTCGATTGTGGGATAACTATTACTACCAATCGCTTGGTCATCTGCTTGCTAGTCGTATTCTACGAGAAGAGACTGTGACCATTGACGGTGTGGGCACCGTGTTACTGCCTGCACCAACAGGATTTGAGTTTGGTGAGCGCTACCGTGTGAATCCGAGCTATGTGCCGTTACAGCTGATTGCACGAATGGAAGCTCTGTATCCGCAATATTCATGGGATGGCATGTATAAAGCAAGCGCGCAAATGCTAACGCAAACCATGCCAAAAGGTTTCAGCCCTGATTGGGCAACGCTCAGCCAAGGCCAGTACAGTGCCGATTCGGTGACTGGGCCAATTGGCAGCTACAACGCCATTCGTACCTACTTATGGGCGGGTATGCTTGATGACCAAGTCGTAGAAAAAGCTCAGCTGATTCAGCAAATGCAGCCTTTTGTCGCAGCGACTAAAGCGCTCGGCGCACCACCACGAGAAGTGAATACAGAAACGGGTGAATACACTCAAGTTGGCAGTGCAGGATTTTCTGCCGCTGCTTTGCCTTTGTTGGCGGCGTCTGGTGAGTCTGAGCTGCGCAAAGCACAAGCAAGCCGAGCGCAGCAAGAGCTTTTCTCGGACAGAAACGACCACTACTACGACAATGTTTTGAGCTTGTTTGGCCTAGGCTGGCATCAGGCGCGCTATCGCTTTGGCAAACAAGGTGAACTGTTGCCTGCATGGAGCGAGCAATGCCAATAG